A single window of Arvicanthis niloticus isolate mArvNil1 chromosome X, mArvNil1.pat.X, whole genome shotgun sequence DNA harbors:
- the LOC117694336 gene encoding periphilin-1-like, which translates to MDHSAIGYYCRDQYWEAATAVAAQQWNIVAYTRAEVWSERQYDYERLPRERVPPRSHPSYGYHRVVNIVPRRPPLLDKILPVMDKTPTVLDKTPTVLDKTPTVLERTPSILDNRPPILDNRPPILDNRPPILDNRPPILDNRPPILDNRPPILDNRPPILDNRPPILDNRPPILDNRPPVPDKRPPVPDKRPPVPDKRPPVPDKRPPVPDKRPPVPDKRPPVPDKRPPVPDKRPPVPDKRPHVPNKRPHVPNKRPYVPNKRPLLTRPDEGYNRYYSHVDSRSFSHDRRNGPSYRGNESGYRWARDNHSTSWQPDYQIMRDGFRRKRFYSSHYSRGRSPHERDSPFFRGSTTGYKNFPHSRYDSNISNKSHSLKRSKTHSYHQSQNRNKKRYTQSLKTSKYTSPSRSSVVPSSKVLDKPSSLPEKEPEKAESKWANKAQEKSDKNNLDEISQFEAGSVTSVFTGQTGQTEEPQSPVFTGQTGQTEEPQSNTTDGTEMYKDNQLSSRCEAITSKVKEIQQVYVQDCETIGMVVKMLIEKDPSLEKSIQFALKQSLHEIGERCIEEVKNFITEYDNSTQDFGDPFKK; encoded by the coding sequence atcaATACTGGGAGGCTGCGACAGCGGTGGCTGCGCAGCAATGGAACATAGTAGCTTACACAAGAGCTGAAGTGTGGTCTGAAAGACAATATGATTATGAACGACTTCCAAGAGAACGAGTGCCTCCCCGAAGCCATCCCAGTTATGGCTACCATAGAGTAGTTAATATTGTGCCAAGGAGACCACCTCTATTAGACAAGATACTACCTGTGATGGACAAGACACCAACTGTGCTGGACAAGACACCAACTGTGCTGGACAAGACACCAACTGTGCTGGAAAGGACACCATCTATTCTGGACAACAGACCACCTATTCTGGACAACAGACCACCTATTCTGGACAACAGACCACCTATTCTGGACAACAGACCACCTATTCTGGACAACAGACCACCTATTCTGGACAACAGACCACCTATTCTGGACAACAGACCACCTATTCTGGACAACAGACCACCTATTCTGGACAACAGACCACCTATTCTGGACAACAGACCACCTGTGCCAGACAAGAGACCACCTGTGCCAGACAAGAGACCACCTGTGCCAGACAAGAGACCACCTGTGCCAGACAAGAGACCACCTGTGCCAGACAAGAGACCACCTGTGCCAGACAAGAGACCACCTGTGCCAGACAAGAGACCACCTGTGCCAGACAAGAGACCACCTGTGCCAGACAAGAGACCACATGTGCCGAACAAGAGACCACATGTGCCAAACAAGAGACCATATGTGCCGAACAAGAGACCTCTGTTAACCAGACCTGATGAAGGCTACAATAGATATTACAGTCATGTTGATAGCCGTAGTTTTTCTCATGATCGAAGGAATGGCCCATCTTATAGAGGAAATGAATCTGGCTACAGATGGGCAAGAGATAATCATTCCACAAGCTGGCAGCCTGACTACCAGATCATGAGAGATGGCTTTAGAAGAAAACGTTTTTATTCTTCTCATTATTCAAGAGGCCGGTCTCCCCATGAAAGGGATTCTCCCTTCTTCAGAGGATCAACTACAGGCTATAAGAATTTCCCACACAGCAGATATGACTCCAACATCAGTAATAAAAGCCATTCTCTTAAGCGAAGCAAGACACATTCCTACCATCAGTCtcagaatagaaataaaaagagataCACCCAGTctttaaaaacttcaaaatataCTTCACCCTCGCGTTCATCAGTGGTTCCTTCATCCAAGGTGTTAGACAAACCGAGCAGTCTACCTGAGAAGGAACCCGAAAAGGCTGAAAGCAAATGGGCTAACAAGGCACAAGAGAAGTCGGACAAAAATAACTTGGATGAAATTTCTCAGTTTGAGGCAGGATCCGTGACATCTGTATTTACTGGCCAGACTGGCCAGACAGAAGAACCCCAGTCACCTGTATTTACTGGCCAGACTGGCCAGACAGAAGAACCCCAGTCAAACACAACAGATGGCACAGAAATGTATAAAGACAACCAGCTTAGCAGCCGCTGTGAAGCCATTACATCAAAAGTCAAAGAAATCCAGCAAGTTTACGTACAAGACTGTGAGACGATCGGGATGGTGGTGAAAATGCTGATTGAAAAAGATCCCTCCTTAGAAAAGTCTATTCAGTTTGCACTGAAGCAGAGCTTACATGAGATTGGTGAGCGCTGTATTGAAGAAGTCAAGAATTTCATTACTGAGTATGATAATTCTACTCAAGATTTCGGAGACCCTTTTAAGAAGTAA